In Deltaproteobacteria bacterium, one DNA window encodes the following:
- the hemB gene encoding porphobilinogen synthase has translation MFPQTRLRRLRNTPAMRRLVEETHLNRAQMIWPSFVVPGQNVQEEIESMPGQFRYSVDRITKEAKVALEEGLGGILLFGVPSQKDPNAKGAIQKDGLIPQAIQAIKEIAPNLLVMTDVCLCAYTDHGHCGIVDSKGNIVNDASLEILSEMALRHAEAGADMVAPSDMMDGRIKIIRKTLNEKGFSNTPILSYAAKYASSFYGPFRDAAHSKPSSGDRKSYQMNPANIREALREMEADLEVGADMLMVKPALPYLDVIAAAKQRFNVPIAAYQVSGEYAMIKAAAKNGWLDEKQAVLESLTAIKRAGADIILSYFAREYDQN, from the coding sequence ATGTTTCCACAAACACGATTGAGACGACTTAGAAACACCCCTGCCATGAGACGGCTTGTTGAAGAAACTCATCTGAACCGCGCTCAAATGATCTGGCCCAGCTTTGTTGTTCCGGGTCAAAACGTTCAAGAAGAAATTGAATCTATGCCGGGCCAATTTCGCTATTCTGTCGATAGAATAACAAAAGAAGCTAAAGTGGCACTTGAAGAGGGGTTGGGCGGAATTCTGCTCTTTGGAGTCCCTTCTCAAAAGGATCCCAACGCCAAGGGCGCCATCCAAAAAGATGGGTTAATCCCTCAAGCCATTCAAGCCATCAAAGAAATTGCCCCAAATTTATTAGTGATGACGGATGTTTGTTTATGCGCTTACACCGACCACGGCCATTGTGGCATCGTCGATTCAAAAGGCAACATTGTGAATGATGCCAGTCTGGAAATTTTATCCGAGATGGCCCTGAGACATGCCGAAGCCGGAGCCGATATGGTAGCACCATCCGATATGATGGATGGACGTATCAAAATAATTCGGAAGACTCTTAATGAAAAAGGTTTCAGCAATACACCCATTTTAAGTTACGCCGCCAAATATGCCTCTTCGTTCTACGGTCCTTTCCGAGACGCGGCCCACTCCAAACCCTCTTCGGGGGATCGCAAATCCTATCAAATGAACCCGGCCAATATTCGAGAAGCCTTGCGTGAAATGGAAGCCGACTTGGAAGTGGGTGCCGATATGCTCATGGTGAAACCAGCTCTCCCTTATCTGGACGTAATTGCCGCCGCCAAACAACGTTTTAATGTCCCTATCGCGGCGTATCAAGTGAGCGGCGAATACGCGATGATCAAGGCCGCCGCAAAAAACGGCTGGCTCGACGAAAAGCAAGCCGTCCTCGAATCCCTCACCGCCATCAAACGCGCCGGCGCCGATATTATTCTCAGCTATTTTGCCAGAGAGTATGACCAAAATTAA